The Sinomicrobium kalidii genome contains a region encoding:
- a CDS encoding CBS domain-containing protein has translation MGIKSFQGAREEVKKDYDHPIAVADHMTRKLITFTADQTLLEVMETFMKNKITGAPVVDKRGKLIGIISDSDCMKQISEGRYFNMPIGDMTVDKYMSTDVLTIQGDANIFEAATRFYRTRHRRFPVVENGFLIGQISRKDVMLAAMKISGQCWR, from the coding sequence ATGGGAATAAAAAGTTTTCAAGGGGCCAGGGAAGAAGTGAAAAAAGACTACGACCACCCCATAGCCGTAGCAGACCACATGACCAGGAAACTGATTACGTTCACCGCGGATCAAACACTTCTGGAGGTTATGGAGACCTTTATGAAAAACAAGATCACCGGGGCGCCTGTGGTAGACAAAAGAGGAAAACTGATCGGTATTATATCCGATAGTGATTGTATGAAACAGATATCCGAAGGGCGTTATTTCAATATGCCCATCGGTGATATGACAGTAGATAAATACATGTCTACTGACGTGCTTACCATTCAAGGTGATGCCAATATATTTGAGGCTGCGACCCGGTTTTACCGGACAAGGCACCGTCGTTTCCCGGTGGTGGAAAACGGTTTTCTGATAGGACAAATAAGTCGTAAAGATGTGATGCTCGCTGCCATGAAGATCAGCGGGCAATGCTGGCGATAA